The following are encoded together in the Actinoplanes sp. N902-109 genome:
- a CDS encoding DUF4407 domain-containing protein, which translates to MRRLLLRIANVNPDSVTTHSDRVLYASIGAFIMLYFVYATAGGAAFVDASANYSHPWWMWLVGPLVASGVVAYDRAVVGRVAINYDRLESADPDDLLRRPTLGLYLGRVCLALLFAVIITEPLMLARYQGEIDARLNQVHNEQISEIEQGGAIAAYDARLAELKKQGAADDAAVQALNTRAAEKRADARKLYQQALADSEGDGVSRKAGCPAGGFCDTLVRRSRGLDTEAARLDRQAAALQQSQGPARTSRQAEQADLIAKISDQRTANAAAIRADSGFGARTKAMWYLVSTDIWGIGVFYIGIALLLVALDCAAVGLKIVSHGNAYERTEARIARRREHEQAIGYEQGLRDARRYAEAAARVMAESIGKASRDEELADLAMDRARTRLYKSVAAAPLPPVHLLERHPAARTVRDIDSLRA; encoded by the coding sequence ATGCGTCGTTTGTTGCTCCGGATCGCCAACGTGAACCCGGACAGCGTGACCACGCACTCCGACCGGGTGCTCTATGCGTCCATCGGCGCCTTCATCATGCTGTACTTCGTCTATGCGACCGCTGGTGGCGCCGCGTTCGTCGACGCCAGCGCGAACTACTCGCACCCGTGGTGGATGTGGCTCGTCGGTCCCCTGGTGGCCTCGGGCGTGGTGGCCTACGACCGGGCCGTGGTGGGCCGGGTGGCGATCAACTACGACCGGCTGGAGTCGGCCGACCCGGACGACCTGCTGCGCCGCCCGACACTCGGGCTGTACCTGGGCCGGGTCTGCCTGGCGCTGCTGTTCGCGGTGATCATCACCGAGCCGCTGATGCTGGCCCGCTACCAGGGCGAGATCGACGCCCGGCTCAACCAGGTGCACAACGAGCAGATCAGCGAGATCGAGCAGGGTGGCGCGATCGCCGCGTACGACGCCCGGCTGGCCGAGCTGAAGAAGCAGGGCGCCGCCGACGACGCCGCGGTGCAGGCGTTGAACACCCGCGCGGCGGAGAAGCGCGCCGATGCCCGCAAGCTCTATCAGCAGGCGCTGGCCGACTCCGAGGGCGACGGCGTGTCGCGCAAGGCCGGCTGTCCGGCGGGCGGGTTCTGCGACACGCTGGTGCGGCGCTCGCGCGGTCTGGACACCGAGGCGGCCCGGCTGGACCGGCAGGCCGCGGCGTTGCAGCAGTCGCAGGGCCCGGCCCGGACCTCCCGTCAGGCGGAACAGGCCGACCTCATCGCCAAGATCAGCGACCAGCGGACGGCGAACGCGGCGGCCATCCGGGCGGACTCCGGCTTCGGCGCCCGGACCAAGGCGATGTGGTATCTCGTCAGCACCGACATCTGGGGCATCGGCGTGTTCTACATCGGCATCGCGCTGCTGCTCGTGGCCCTCGACTGCGCCGCGGTCGGGCTCAAGATCGTGTCGCACGGCAACGCGTACGAGCGCACCGAGGCCCGAATCGCCCGGCGCCGCGAGCACGAGCAGGCGATCGGCTACGAGCAGGGCCTGCGCGACGCCCGCCGGTATGCCGAGGCGGCTGCGCGGGTGATGGCCGAGAGCATCGGCAAAGCTTCCCGCGACGAGGAACTCGCCGACCTCGCGATGGACCGGGCGCGCACGCGGCTGTACAAGAGCGTGGCTGCGGCGCCGCTGCCGCCGGTGCATCTGCTGGAACGGCACCCGGCTGCGCGTACGGTGCGTGACATAGACAGTCTGCGCGCGTAA
- a CDS encoding aldo/keto reductase, whose product MTIPDITLNDGRTIPQLGFGVFQVPPEDTKDAVGTAIEVGYRHIDTAQMYGNEQGVGAALAASGLPREQFFITSKLSNGAHLPDDARRSFDATLKALGSDYVDLFLIHWPLPTLYGGDFVQTWKTLEEFYREGRARSIGVSNFTPHHLRRLRAETEIRPAVNQIEAHPYFTNDEVRAYGQENEIATEAWSPIAQGAVLGDPVITTIAESLGKTPAQVVLRWHIQRGDIVFPKSTTPARVRENFEVFDFELSGADMGSITALDRGEKGRTGANPDTFDYLPS is encoded by the coding sequence ATGACTATTCCGGACATCACCCTGAACGACGGCCGCACCATCCCGCAGCTCGGGTTCGGTGTCTTCCAGGTGCCGCCGGAGGACACGAAGGACGCGGTCGGCACCGCCATCGAGGTCGGCTACCGGCACATCGACACGGCCCAGATGTACGGCAACGAGCAGGGCGTCGGCGCAGCGCTCGCGGCGTCCGGCCTGCCGCGCGAGCAGTTCTTCATCACCAGCAAGCTGAGCAACGGCGCGCACCTGCCGGACGACGCCCGGCGCAGCTTCGACGCCACGCTCAAGGCGCTGGGCAGCGACTACGTCGACCTGTTCCTGATCCACTGGCCGCTGCCGACGCTGTACGGCGGGGACTTCGTGCAGACCTGGAAGACGCTGGAGGAGTTCTACCGCGAGGGCCGGGCCCGCTCGATCGGCGTCTCCAACTTCACCCCGCACCACCTGCGCCGGCTGCGCGCCGAGACGGAGATCCGCCCGGCGGTCAACCAGATCGAGGCGCACCCCTACTTCACCAACGACGAGGTCCGGGCGTACGGCCAGGAGAACGAGATCGCCACCGAGGCGTGGTCCCCGATCGCCCAGGGCGCGGTGCTCGGCGACCCGGTGATCACCACCATCGCCGAGAGCCTGGGCAAGACCCCGGCGCAGGTCGTGCTGCGCTGGCACATCCAGCGCGGCGACATCGTGTTCCCCAAGAGCACGACCCCCGCCCGCGTACGGGAGAACTTCGAGGTGTTCGACTTCGAGCTGAGCGGGGCCGACATGGGGTCGATCACGGCGCTGGACCGGGGCG